The Ziziphus jujuba cultivar Dongzao chromosome 7, ASM3175591v1 genome includes a region encoding these proteins:
- the LOC107423724 gene encoding acidic endochitinase-like, producing the protein MACKSKLLSQTLLSLLALLALFCKSDAGSLVIYWGQNEKEGTLTDLCATGRYNIVNIAFLSTFGNGKKPQINLAGHCDPTIKGCQRVSTDIRYCQRRGIKVLLSIGGGDRTYTLSSASDARTVADNIWNNFLGGQSNSRPLGDAILDGVDFDIERGNTYYAALAKRLSELSKNSGRKYYLSAAPQCPFPDSDLNDALSTGLFDYVWVQFYNNPPCQYSSSNVNAFENAWEQWNSIPVGKVFVGLPASRAAAKSGFVTPQVLISQVLPLVKKSAKYGGVMLWDKYNDDQSGYSSQIKRNI; encoded by the coding sequence ATGGCCTGCAAAAGCAAATTACTTTCTCAAACCCTTCTTTCCCTACTGGCTTTACTTGCCTTGTTTTGCAAGTCAGATGCTGGAAGCCTTGTGATCTACTGGggccaaaatgaaaaagaaggaaCGCTGACCGATCTCTGTGCCACTGGAAGATACAACATTGTCAACATAGCATTCCTGTCAACATTCGGCAATGGCAAAAAACCACAAATCAACTTAGCCGGTCACTGCGATCCCACCATAAAAGGCTGCCAAAGAGTGAGCACTGACATCCGATACTGCCAAAGAAGAGGAATCAAAGTCCTGCTCTCCATCGGAGGAGGTGACCGTACCTACACTCTCTCTTCTGCATCTGATGCTCGAACCGTGGCAGACAATATATGGAATAACTTCTTAGGGGGTCAATCGAATTCCAGACCACTCGGTGATGCAATACTGGACGGCGTAGATTTCGACATCGAGAGAGGTAACACTTACTATGCTGCACTTGCTAAGAGGCTATCGGAGCTTAGCAAAAATTCAGGGAGGAAATACTACTTGAGTGCAGCACCGCAGTGTCCATTTCCTGACAGTGACCTGAATGATGCACTTTCCACTGGCCTATTTGACTATGTTTGGGTTCAATTCTATAACAACCCTCCTTGCCAGTACAGCTCTAGCAATGTAAATGCTTTCGAGAATGCATGGGAACAGTGGAACTCAATTCCCGTTGGCAAGGTCTTTGTTGGACTTCCGGCTTCGCGTGCAGCAGCTAAAAGTGGTTTTGTGACGCCGCAGGTGCTTATATCACAAGTACTGCCTCTTGTTAAGAAGTCTGCCAAGTATGGAGGAGTTATGCTTTGGGACAAGTATAATGACGATCAGAGTGGATATAGTTCCCAAATCAAGAGAAATATCTGA